Proteins from a genomic interval of Bradysia coprophila strain Holo2 chromosome X, BU_Bcop_v1, whole genome shotgun sequence:
- the LOC119084790 gene encoding farnesol dehydrogenase-like encodes MERWVGKVAVVTGSSAGIGAQIVVDLANAGMIVVGLARRKERVEALKSQTKGTIHAIQCDVTNEADITNTFKWITDNLGGVDVLVNNAGIVRITKLIEPGNTTKIKEILDTNVMGVVLCTREAFQSMKSRNVDGHIIIINSIAGHQVPNMPGMPSLNIYPPSKHAVTAMTEVLRLEFQSEGTKTKITSISPGGVKTEIGQASGATFTPEMMEHFANIPMLDSADVSSAVIYVLGTKPHVQVHELIIKPLGEAV; translated from the exons ATGGAACGTTGGGTTGGGAAAGTAGCCGTCGTTACTGGTTCGAGCGCTGGAATCGGAGCACAAATCGTTGTTGATCTAGCCAATGCCGGCATGATAGTTGTCGGTTTGGCTAGAAGGAAGGAACGTGTCGAGGCACTTAAGTCGCAAACGAAAGGGACCATACATGCGATACAGTGTGATGTAACCAATGAGGCTGACATAacgaacacctttaagtggaTAACAGATAATTTGGGTGGAGTTGATGTGCTCGTGAACAACGCCGGAATAGTACGCATTACGAAATTGATAGAGCCAGGAAATACGACCAAGATTAAGGAAATACTAGATACGAATGTCATGGGCGTCGTTCTATGCACACGTGAAGCGTTTCAGTCCATGAAAAGTCGAAATGTTGACGGTCACATCATTATAATAAACAGTATTGCCGGGCATCAAGTTCCAAATATGCCGGGAATGCCGTCTTTGAACATTTACCCACCTTCGAAACATGCCGTCACTGCTATGACCGAAGTCTTGCGCCTGGAATTTCAGAGCGAAGGaactaaaacgaaaattacg AGCATCAGTCCTGGTGGTGTGAAAACCGAAATCGGGCAAGCATCAGGTGCTACTTTTACTCCGGAAATGATGGAACATTTTGCCAACATACCTATGTTAGATAGTGCCGATGTGTCATCAGCGGTTATCTATGTATTGGGAACAAAGCCTCACGTTCAG gTGCATGAGCTCATTATCAAGCCATTGGGTGAGGCAGTTTAG